A window of the Burkholderia sp. 9120 genome harbors these coding sequences:
- a CDS encoding ABC transporter permease, whose translation MTVFDYLSANWPELLQLTAQHVWLVGIAVGCAIVVGVPLGILINRHEWLAAPLLSVATVVLTLPSIALFGLMIPVFSRFGQGIGAVPAITAVFLYSLLPIMRNTYLALRNVDAGIKEAGIGIGMTVWQRLRLVDLPLAVPVILGGVRTAVVMNIGVMTIAAVIGAGGLGTLIIRAIGQSNMMKLLVGAVLVSLLAIVADLLLQALQRLLTPKGVQKT comes from the coding sequence ATGACTGTATTCGACTATCTATCGGCCAACTGGCCTGAATTGCTGCAGCTCACTGCGCAGCACGTGTGGCTCGTTGGCATTGCCGTGGGTTGCGCGATCGTGGTCGGCGTGCCGCTCGGCATCCTGATCAATCGTCACGAGTGGCTCGCTGCGCCGTTGCTGAGCGTCGCCACCGTGGTGCTGACCTTGCCGTCGATCGCGCTGTTCGGCCTGATGATTCCGGTGTTCTCGCGCTTCGGCCAGGGCATCGGCGCGGTGCCGGCGATCACCGCCGTGTTCCTCTATTCGCTGCTGCCGATCATGCGCAACACCTACCTCGCGCTGCGCAACGTCGACGCCGGCATCAAGGAAGCGGGCATCGGCATCGGCATGACCGTTTGGCAGCGGCTGCGGCTCGTCGATTTGCCGCTTGCCGTGCCGGTGATTCTCGGCGGCGTACGCACGGCCGTGGTGATGAACATCGGCGTGATGACGATCGCCGCGGTGATCGGCGCGGGCGGCCTCGGCACGCTGATCATCCGCGCGATCGGCCAAAGCAACATGATGAAACTGTTGGTGGGCGCGGTGCTCGTGAGCTTGCTCGCGATCGTCGCCGACTTGCTGCTGCAGGCGTTGCAACGCCTGCTGACACCGAAGGGAGTGCAAAAGACATGA